The window CTATTCCAAGATTCAGGGTCGAGCAGGCGATCAAATTCTACTGGAAATGGCCGCTCATTCTCTCCTTCGTTCAAGTAATCATAGTGGTCTTTGTGATGGGGAGGTGACGGCATGAGCGAAGAACGCAAATCATGGGAAAAAGTGGCAAATATGCTCAGATCGCGCTCGCTCTGGATGCTTTATTACTGTACCGGATGTGGAGCTATAGAGCTGCCTCCAACGATGACTTCGCGCTTCGATATGGAGCGTCTCGGTATTGGGCCTATGGCAACTCCTAGGCAGGCCGACATTCTGTTAATCACCGGATACCTAAGTACTAAGACTCTCAGGAGAGTCATTTATTCGTACGAACAGATGCAGTCGCCGAAGTATATAGTCGGCTTTGGTTCTTGCACGTTGAATGGGGGAATATATTACGACTCTTACGCAACGATAAACAAACTGGATCTCTATGTGCCGGTGGATCTTTATCTGGCGGGTTGTATGCCACGCCCGGAGGCTATAGTAAGCGGATTCACCGCGCTGATGAGCAAGATTGACAAAGGAGAGGCCAACGGTTGGAAAGAGTATCAGGAGAAGAACGATTGGTACAAGAGGAATCAGATAGAGGCTCTCGGGGAGGTGTATGTACACGATGAATTCCATGAATGAGATACTGGGAGAAGTTAAGACTATTGCCGGAGAATTATCGGTTAAGGAAGTAACTGCCCGAGAGTCAATCATATCCGTTGAAGCTTCGAGGTTGAATGCGGTTCTTGAGCTCTTAAAGAGAAGAGGCTTCTCTCATCTCTCACTAATAACCGGCGTCGACAGGATAAAAGACGGTATTTTCGAGGTGTTCTACACCCTCTTCAGATGGGAGACAGGAGAGACTCTGTTGGTGAAGAGCTCGATTAGTAGAGATGAACCCGTCATTAGTACCGTGATGCACCTTTGGCCTACTGCAAGGTTTTATGAAAGGGACGTTCACGAGTTCTTCGGTATAGTGTTCGATGGTAACCCCGACCTTAAACCACTCATACTCGAAAACTGGAAGGAAATGCCGCCGATGAGAAAGGACTTCGATCCGCAGAAATACTCAAACGAGCACTTCCCGGACAGGCACTACGAAGCCCAGTTTCTGGCAGAAGGGGGCGATGAAAATGAGTAAGGAAGTCAAGCTCTTCTTGGGCCCTAACCACCCCGGGATGCACGGCAATTCAAGCGTTCACCTTTACGTAGAGGGGGACACCGTCGTCAGATCTAGACTTGTTCCTGGCTTCCTTCACAGGGGCTTCGAGAAATTGATGGAGAGAAGAGGCTGGATGCAAAACCTGGCCCTGATCCCTCGAATTTGCGTGCCCGAACCGGACATTAACGAAATGGTTTATGCGATGGCAGTCGAGGCGCTCACCGGGACGGAAGTGCCAGAAAGAGCTCACTGGATTAGGATGATAATTCTCGAGCTGGCGAGAATCGCTTCCCATCTCATGGCTTTAGGTGGAGTCGGTGGATCTACCGGTCTCTACACAATTTCACACTGGACGCTTGCTGACAGGGACAGGATTCTCGATATCTTCGAGAAGATTACCGGCGCAAGGATCTATCACATGTATATCGTTCCTGGAGGCGTAAGAAAGGATCTGCCCGAAGGAATCGAGTCTGAGATAGTTGAATTCCTGGATTATATAGAAAGCAGGAACGATGAATTTGAGAACTTACTGCTGAAAAACAGGATAATCAGAACGAGGACAGAGGGTCTCGCGCTTCTAACTAGAGAAGAAGCGCTGGAAATAGGTGTAACCGGAGTGGGACTGAGAGCTACAGGTTTGCCCTACGACATAAGAAAGATCGATCCATATGCGAGGTATGACAGTGTGGTCTTCGACATTCCCACCGCAACTGAAGGTGACGCCTTTGCCAGATTCACCTTGAAATACTATGAGATGATGCAGAGTATCAGGATACTGAGACAGGTACTTGAGAAAATGCCAGCGGGACCTGTAAACGCAAAGATCTCATCTGGCAGCGCGCTCAGATGGAGGGTGCCGGAGGGGACCGTCTATACTCACATAGAGTCATCCAGAGGCGAGTACGGATACTTCGTTGTCTCAGATGGAGGGGAAAGACCTTACAGGATAAACGTCAGAGGGGCTTCCTTTCCTCAGGGTTTGTATGGTGTGGAGAAACTGCTAGCAGGTACAAGAATAGAAGATGTCGCTCTCTGGCTAACCACTATGGACTTCTGCCCGCCAGAGATCGACAGATAGGGGGCTGGTAACGTGAGCGTATATGATGGTTTCAAGAAGACTTTCTGGGGTCCTACTATAGCCTGGAAGAGACTGTTCACAAAGCCGGTCACTATAAAAGTTCCACAGGTTTATCGCGAAGCAGCAGAAAGATACAGGGGGTTCCACGTCAACGACTGGGACAAATGTTCGGGATGTGGAACTTGCGCAAAGATATGTCCCACCGACGCAATCAAGATGGTGGCAGTAGATATTACAGTAGATATCGGAAAGAAGGCACAGAGACCGGCTATAGACTATGGAAGATGTTCGTTCTGTGGAATCTGTGTCGACATATGCACTACGGGTTCACTTAACATGACTAGGGAGTATATTCATATATCCGACGACCCCGATAGTTTTTTCTTTCTACCAGATGAAACTGGCATCCATCACGATACTCCACCAATAGGCTATTCACGGGATGAAAACTCGGAGCTACTCGATCTGGAAAGGGTAGAAATGGAAGAGCTCCCGGGCGAGGAGAGAGTTCAGTCCTTTGTAGAATTTGTCAAGGGGTTTTCGAGAGAGCA is drawn from Mesotoga sp. BH458_6_3_2_1 and contains these coding sequences:
- a CDS encoding NADH-quinone oxidoreductase subunit D, with translation MSKEVKLFLGPNHPGMHGNSSVHLYVEGDTVVRSRLVPGFLHRGFEKLMERRGWMQNLALIPRICVPEPDINEMVYAMAVEALTGTEVPERAHWIRMIILELARIASHLMALGGVGGSTGLYTISHWTLADRDRILDIFEKITGARIYHMYIVPGGVRKDLPEGIESEIVEFLDYIESRNDEFENLLLKNRIIRTRTEGLALLTREEALEIGVTGVGLRATGLPYDIRKIDPYARYDSVVFDIPTATEGDAFARFTLKYYEMMQSIRILRQVLEKMPAGPVNAKISSGSALRWRVPEGTVYTHIESSRGEYGYFVVSDGGERPYRINVRGASFPQGLYGVEKLLAGTRIEDVALWLTTMDFCPPEIDR
- the nuoB gene encoding NADH-quinone oxidoreductase subunit NuoB; this translates as MSEERKSWEKVANMLRSRSLWMLYYCTGCGAIELPPTMTSRFDMERLGIGPMATPRQADILLITGYLSTKTLRRVIYSYEQMQSPKYIVGFGSCTLNGGIYYDSYATINKLDLYVPVDLYLAGCMPRPEAIVSGFTALMSKIDKGEANGWKEYQEKNDWYKRNQIEALGEVYVHDEFHE
- a CDS encoding NADH-quinone oxidoreductase subunit C, which gives rise to MNSMNEILGEVKTIAGELSVKEVTARESIISVEASRLNAVLELLKRRGFSHLSLITGVDRIKDGIFEVFYTLFRWETGETLLVKSSISRDEPVISTVMHLWPTARFYERDVHEFFGIVFDGNPDLKPLILENWKEMPPMRKDFDPQKYSNEHFPDRHYEAQFLAEGGDENE